Proteins from a genomic interval of Dendropsophus ebraccatus isolate aDenEbr1 chromosome 6, aDenEbr1.pat, whole genome shotgun sequence:
- the HDDC2 gene encoding 5'-deoxynucleotidase HDDC2 translates to MAAAGPGKNLLRFMKLVGQLKRVPRTGWVYRKVEKPESVSDHMYRMAVMAMLTEDKKLNKDRCIKLALVHDMAECIVGDIAPADNVSKEEKHRQEKDAMNYLSNLLPDDMKKEVYELWEEYEHQSSPEAKFVKELDQCEMILQALEYEELEKRPGQLQEFYDSTAGKFKHPEIVQLVSAIYEERDCNIASQGSSSQL, encoded by the exons ATGGCGGCCGCGGGTCCCGGGAAGAACCTGCTGCGCTTCATGAAGCTTGTGGGGCAGCTGAAG aggGTCCCAAGAACAGGGTGGGTATACCGCAAAGTGGAGAAGCCGGAGAGCGTGTCCGATCATATGTATAGGATGGCCGTTATGGCAATGTTAACAGAAGACAAGAAACTAAATAAGGATAG GTGTATAAAGCTTGCTCTTGTGCATGACATGGCTGAGTGCATTGTGGGTGACATAGCTCCTGCTGACAACGTCTCTAAGGAGGAAAAACACAGGCAAGAAAAG GATGCTATGAACTATTTATCAAATCTGTTACCAGATGATATGAAGAAGGAGGTGTATGAACTGTGGGAA GAGTATGAGCATCAGTCCAGTCCTGAAGCAAAGTTTGTTAAAGAACTAGACCAGTGTGAAATGATCCTTCAGGCTCTTGAGTATGAAGAACTTGAAAAGAGACCAGGACAACTTCAGGAATTCTATGATTCGACTGCAG GAAAATTTAAACATCCGGAAATTGTTCAGTTGGTTTCAGCAATTTACGAAGAAAGAGACTGCAACATAGCGTCACAAGGAAGTAGCTCTCAgctttaa